The following proteins are encoded in a genomic region of Zea mays cultivar B73 chromosome 9, Zm-B73-REFERENCE-NAM-5.0, whole genome shotgun sequence:
- the LOC100284730 gene encoding cell division control protein 2 homolog isoform X1: MEQYEKVEKIGEGTYGVVYKALDKATNETIALKKIRLEQEDEGVPSTAIREISLLKEMNHGNIVRSALVLCNSGLHDVVHSEKRIYLVFEYLDLDLKKFMDSCPEFAKNPTLIKSYLYQILRGVAYCHSHRVLHRDLKPQNLLIDRRNNALKLADFGLARAFGIPVRTFTHEVVTLWYRAPEILLGARQYSTPVDVWSVGCIFAEMVNQKPLFPGDSEIDELFKIFRVLGTPNEQGWPGVSCLPDFKTAFPRWQAQDLATIVPNLEPAGLDLLSKMLRYEPSKRITARQALEHEYFKDLEMVQ; this comes from the exons ATGGAGCAG TACGAGAAGGTGGAGAAGATCGGGGAGGGCACGTACGGGGTGGTGTACAAGGCGCTGGACAAGGCCACCAACGAGACGATCGCGCTCAAGAAGATCCGCCTCGAGCAGGAGGACGAGGGCGTCCCGTCCACCGCCATCCGCGAGATCTCTCTCCTCAAGGAGATGAACCACGGCAACATCGTCAGGTCCGCTTTGGTTTTATGCAACAGCGG GTTACATGATGTTGTCCACAGCGAGAAGCGGATATACCTCGTCTTCGAGTACCTGGATCTGGACCTCAAGAAGTTCATGGACTCTTGCCCGGAGTTTGCTAAGAATCCCACTTTGATTAAG TCATACCTCTACCAGATACTCCGTGGCGTTGCGTACTGCCATTCTCATAGAGTTCTTCACCGAGATTTGAAACCTCAGAACTTGTTGATAGATCGGCGTAATAATGCACTGAAGCTTGCAGACTTTGGTTTAGCCAGGGCATTTGGAATTCCTGTCCGTACATTTACTCATGAG GTAGTGACATTATGGTACAGAGCTCCAGAAATCCTTCTTGGAGCGAGACAGTATTCCACACCAGTTGACGTATGGTCTGTGGGCTGTATCTTTGCGGAAATGGTGAACCAAAAGCCACTATTCCCTGGTGATTCTGAGATCGACGAACTGTTCAAGATATTCAG GGTGCTAGGTACACCGAATGAACAAGGTTGGCCTGGAGTCAGTTGTTTGCCTGACTTCAAGACTGCTTTCCCCAGGTGGCAAGCTCAG GACCTGGCAACAATAGTCCCAAATCTAGAACCTGCTGGCTTGGACCTTCTCTCT AAAATGCTTAGGTATGAGCCAAGCAAAAGAATCACAGCTAGGCAAGCACTTGAGCACGAGTACTTCAAGGACCTTGAGATGGTACAGTGA
- the LOC100284730 gene encoding Cell division control protein 2 homolog (The RefSeq protein has 1 substitution compared to this genomic sequence): MEQYEKVEKIGEGTYGVVYKALDKATNETIALKKIRLEQEDEGVPPTAIREISLLKEMNHGNIVRLHDVVHSEKRIYLVFEYLDLDLKKFMDSCPEFAKNPTLIKSYLYQILRGVAYCHSHRVLHRDLKPQNLLIDRRNNALKLADFGLARAFGIPVRTFTHEVVTLWYRAPEILLGARQYSTPVDVWSVGCIFAEMVNQKPLFPGDSEIDELFKIFRVLGTPNEQGWPGVSCLPDFKTAFPRWQAQDLATIVPNLEPAGLDLLSKMLRYEPSKRITARQALEHEYFKDLEMVQ, from the exons ATGGAGCAG TACGAGAAGGTGGAGAAGATCGGGGAGGGCACGTACGGGGTGGTGTACAAGGCGCTGGACAAGGCCACCAACGAGACGATCGCGCTCAAGAAGATCCGCCTCGAGCAGGAGGACGAGGGCGTCCCGTCCACCGCCATCCGCGAGATCTCTCTCCTCAAGGAGATGAACCACGGCAACATCGTCAG GTTACATGATGTTGTCCACAGCGAGAAGCGGATATACCTCGTCTTCGAGTACCTGGATCTGGACCTCAAGAAGTTCATGGACTCTTGCCCGGAGTTTGCTAAGAATCCCACTTTGATTAAG TCATACCTCTACCAGATACTCCGTGGCGTTGCGTACTGCCATTCTCATAGAGTTCTTCACCGAGATTTGAAACCTCAGAACTTGTTGATAGATCGGCGTAATAATGCACTGAAGCTTGCAGACTTTGGTTTAGCCAGGGCATTTGGAATTCCTGTCCGTACATTTACTCATGAG GTAGTGACATTATGGTACAGAGCTCCAGAAATCCTTCTTGGAGCGAGACAGTATTCCACACCAGTTGACGTATGGTCTGTGGGCTGTATCTTTGCGGAAATGGTGAACCAAAAGCCACTATTCCCTGGTGATTCTGAGATCGACGAACTGTTCAAGATATTCAG GGTGCTAGGTACACCGAATGAACAAGGTTGGCCTGGAGTCAGTTGTTTGCCTGACTTCAAGACTGCTTTCCCCAGGTGGCAAGCTCAG GACCTGGCAACAATAGTCCCAAATCTAGAACCTGCTGGCTTGGACCTTCTCTCT AAAATGCTTAGGTATGAGCCAAGCAAAAGAATCACAGCTAGGCAAGCACTTGAGCACGAGTACTTCAAGGACCTTGAGATGGTACAGTGA
- the LOC103639606 gene encoding UDP-galactose/UDP-glucose transporter 4 has product MTGGGEEQGRSLFGVSLTNRPRWQQFMICSSGFFFGYLVNGICEEYVYNRLQFSYGWYFTFVQGFVYLALIRLQGFTVKQMVNPWRTYVRLSAVLMGSNGLTKGSLAFLNYPAQIMFKSTKVLPVMVMGAFIPGLRRKYAFQEYVSAVMLVVGLILFTLADAQTSPNFSMAGVAMVSGALVMDAFLGNLQEAIFKMNPDTTQMEMLFCSTVVGLPFLAVPMVLTGELVTAWTSCSQHLYVYAVLVLEAMATFVGQVSVLSLIALFGAATTAMVTTARKAVTLLLSYLIFTKPLTEQHATGLLLITMGIVIKLLPENKERRPRRLPKNDDDDKPRESREAGEETA; this is encoded by the exons ATGACCGGAGGAGGGGAGGAGCAGGGGAGGTCGCTGTTCGGCGTGTCTCTGACAAACAGGCCTAGGTGGCAGCAGTTCATGATCTGCTCCTCGGGCTTCTTCTTCGGCTACCTCGTCAATGGCATCTGCGAG GAGTACGTGTACAACAGGCTTCAGTTCAG CTACGGCTGGTACTTCACGTTTGTGCAGGGGTTCGTGTACCTGGCGCTGATACGGCTGCAGGGGTTCACGGTGAAGCAGATGGTGAACCCGTGGCGGACCTACGTGCGCCTCTCGGCGGTGCTCATGGGCTCCAATGGCCTCACCAAGGGATCCCTCGCCTTCCTCAATTACCCTGCACAGATCATGTTCAAGTCAACCAAG GTTCTACCGGTGATGGTGATGGGAGCCTTCATCCCTGGTCTGAGGCGCAAGTACGCGTTCCAAGAGTACGTGTCGGCCGTGATGCTCGTCGTCGGCCTCATACTCTTCACGCTCGCGGACGCGCAGACGTCGCCCAACTTCAGCATGGCCGGCGTGGCCATGGTGTCCGGGGCGCTCGTCATGGATGCTTTCCTTGGCAACCTGCAAGAAGCAATCTTCAAGATGAACCCGGACACGACTCAG ATGGAGATGCTGTTCTGCTCCACTGTCGTTGGCCTTCCGTTCCTAGCGGTGCCCATGGTGTTAACAGGAGAGCTCGTGACGGCTTGGACTTCCTGCTCCCAG CATCTGTACGTGTACGCGGTGCTGGTGTTGGAGGCGATGGCCACGTTCGTCGGCCAGGTCTCCGTGCTCTCCCTCATCGCGCTTTTCGGTGCAGCAACCACAGCCATG GTGACGACGGCGAGGAAGGCGGTGACGCTGCTGCTGTCGTACCTGATATTCACCAAGCCCCTCACGGAGCAGCACGCGACGGGGCTCCTCCTCATAACCATGGGCATCGTCATCAAGCTCCTGCCGGAGAACAAGGAGAGACGCCCGCGCCGGCTGCCCAAGAATGACGACGACGACAAGCCCCGGGAGAGCAGAGAAGCGGGGGAGGAAACAGCATGA